Proteins from a single region of Deinococcus malanensis:
- a CDS encoding carbohydrate ABC transporter permease, translating to MNLQKTNPGLYYLQRGLFYLLVIAISVYLLLPFGWAVLTSFRRSGDLFLAPMQFVTAPFTMTNYTQVFANPSFQRGLLFSVIVAVVAVLISLLLGSFAAYALGRFRFKGKSMVLYIILAVSVFPQIAVLGGLFTLVRASGLYNNPIALIFSYLIFTIPFTVWVLTSFVRDIPGELEEAALVDGASPLQTLFKVLFPVMMPALVTTGLLAFINAWNEYLFALTFTSSNRTVPVVIANYSGASQYDQPWGQIMAASIVVTVPLIILVLVFQRNIVSGLTAGAVKG from the coding sequence ATGAATCTGCAAAAAACCAACCCCGGCCTTTATTACCTCCAGCGCGGCCTTTTCTACCTGCTGGTGATCGCCATCTCCGTGTATCTGCTGTTGCCGTTCGGCTGGGCCGTGCTGACCAGCTTCCGCCGTTCAGGTGACCTGTTCCTGGCGCCCATGCAATTCGTCACGGCGCCCTTCACCATGACCAACTACACACAGGTGTTCGCCAACCCCAGTTTTCAGCGTGGCCTGCTGTTCAGCGTAATCGTGGCCGTCGTGGCGGTGCTGATCAGCCTGCTCCTGGGATCTTTTGCGGCCTACGCTCTGGGGCGATTCCGGTTCAAGGGCAAGAGCATGGTGCTGTACATCATTCTGGCAGTCAGCGTCTTTCCGCAGATCGCGGTGCTGGGCGGCCTGTTCACGCTGGTCCGGGCATCCGGCCTGTACAACAATCCGATCGCCCTGATTTTCAGTTACCTGATCTTCACGATCCCGTTCACCGTCTGGGTGCTGACCTCGTTCGTGCGTGACATCCCGGGCGAACTGGAAGAAGCGGCGCTGGTTGACGGCGCCTCCCCTCTGCAGACGCTGTTCAAGGTGCTGTTTCCGGTGATGATGCCGGCGCTGGTCACGACCGGGCTCCTCGCGTTTATCAACGCCTGGAACGAGTACCTTTTCGCGCTTACCTTTACGAGCAGTAACCGCACGGTCCCCGTGGTGATCGCCAATTATTCCGGCGCGTCGCAGTATGACCAGCCGTGGGGCCAGATCATGGCCGCCAGCATCGTGGTGACCGTGCCGCTGATCATCCTGGTGCTGGTCTTCCAGCGCAATATCGTTTCTGGTCTGACTGCCGGGGCCGTCAAAGGCTGA
- a CDS encoding class I SAM-dependent methyltransferase has translation MSTATGLRVILGAGGQAWDGWTPTQREHLDLRDPASFERWFGERRADAFLCEHVWEHLTEQDGQEAARLCFSYLKPGGFLRCAVPDAHFPDPDYQQMVQIGGPGPADHPAADHQVVYGYREFVAMFEAAGFEVDLLEYCDEAGRFHYHGWDVATGPIYRSFLLDHRNRDGNLGFVSLIVDAYKPEVAGSEN, from the coding sequence ATGTCGACCGCTACTGGTCTCCGCGTGATTCTTGGTGCTGGCGGGCAGGCGTGGGATGGCTGGACCCCGACACAGCGGGAACACCTCGATCTGCGTGACCCGGCCAGTTTTGAAAGGTGGTTCGGGGAGCGGCGGGCCGACGCCTTTCTCTGTGAGCACGTCTGGGAACACCTGACCGAACAGGATGGCCAGGAAGCCGCCAGACTGTGTTTCTCGTATCTCAAACCGGGTGGCTTCCTTCGGTGCGCTGTGCCTGACGCCCACTTTCCCGATCCTGATTATCAGCAGATGGTTCAGATCGGGGGTCCTGGGCCGGCGGATCACCCGGCGGCCGATCATCAGGTTGTGTACGGCTACCGCGAGTTCGTGGCGATGTTCGAGGCGGCCGGCTTCGAGGTTGACCTGCTGGAATACTGCGATGAGGCAGGCCGCTTTCACTACCACGGCTGGGATGTGGCCACCGGTCCCATCTACCGCTCGTTCCTGCTTGATCACCGCAACCGCGACGGGAACCTGGGCTTTGTTTCCCTCATTGTGGACGCATACAAACCCGAAGTGGCAGGGTCAGAGAACTGA
- a CDS encoding M23 family metallopeptidase codes for MRLLSALAASLALCAVLTLTPGSGAKDTSAICPPEPKESAAREADWDRALKNLAVLGRTLPAEPDSRLLMPVDGVRVRDIEDTWGAPREGAREHSGQDVFAAPGTFVRSATAGVVWRIGNSNNGGNWVYVLGAGGRRYYYAHLGRVNRELREGQTVNVRTILGTVGNSGNAVATPAHLHLSVFTAYDPGTSCRFLAINPLPLLRDR; via the coding sequence GTGCGTCTCCTCTCTGCTCTGGCAGCTTCGCTGGCCCTGTGTGCTGTGCTGACCCTGACACCGGGCAGTGGGGCCAAAGACACTTCGGCAATCTGTCCTCCTGAACCCAAGGAGTCGGCAGCCCGTGAGGCCGACTGGGACCGCGCCCTGAAGAATCTGGCGGTCCTGGGGCGCACGCTGCCTGCCGAGCCTGACTCCAGGCTGCTGATGCCCGTTGATGGCGTTCGGGTCCGCGATATCGAAGACACCTGGGGAGCGCCGCGTGAAGGCGCCCGCGAGCATTCCGGTCAGGATGTGTTTGCCGCTCCGGGCACCTTCGTCCGGTCCGCAACAGCGGGAGTGGTATGGCGCATTGGCAACAGCAACAACGGCGGAAACTGGGTCTACGTGCTGGGTGCCGGTGGACGGCGCTACTACTACGCCCACCTGGGCCGGGTGAACCGCGAATTACGTGAGGGGCAGACGGTGAATGTCCGCACCATTTTGGGCACAGTGGGCAACAGTGGCAACGCGGTGGCCACCCCGGCCCACCTGCACCTTTCGGTGTTTACCGCTTATGACCCGGGCACGAGTTGCCGCTTTCTGGCCATCAATCCGCTTCCCCTACTGCGGGACCGCTGA
- a CDS encoding M-like protein, producing the protein MTHDDDQKPQTSRSEDEISNVDLQFMGRTDTRREMRAEEKAEARVADEFQDLGLDAQDVASNGSMITSDPASTHMPADDATKHEH; encoded by the coding sequence ATGACCCACGACGACGACCAGAAACCGCAGACATCCCGTTCCGAGGACGAGATCAGCAATGTGGACCTGCAGTTCATGGGACGCACCGACACGCGCCGTGAAATGCGTGCCGAGGAGAAGGCCGAGGCCCGGGTGGCCGACGAGTTCCAGGATCTGGGCCTGGACGCTCAGGATGTCGCCTCGAACGGGAGCATGATCACCAGCGACCCCGCCAGTACCCATATGCCGGCCGACGACGCGACGAAGCACGAACATTGA
- a CDS encoding DUF58 domain-containing protein, translating to MSLVLTWALWAALLSALAGLLWVLYRTPPLVTLTRVLPPSGFQGTRVRLDLQVLVRSRLPMRYHVEDALPRSVVPDLLPVFSGELLGTREHSWETTLTLNSRGVYDWPVVTVRWADPLGLFWRQVTLSVPTRLEVFPGTHGLMLPDLLRPLLSEGHLSRTLGLDDPISLRGAREYQTGDSPGRIHWRLSARTGTLTVRELERTAASSLTVYLDTTFGGSTYTESAVRLAASLVREAVSMDLPMAVASQAGITVAGRGADAQHAALLHLARLQPEAGPPVIPATRPGGNLIILTATAGPALVEQAMRARATASRVVIVAMPEGFYLEPGEKPRRQWAGAPETIRELERQAGVLAGAGVLVYVLRGNQSVLRLGA from the coding sequence GTGTCCCTCGTGCTGACCTGGGCGCTGTGGGCTGCGCTGCTCTCTGCCCTGGCAGGCCTGCTCTGGGTCCTGTACCGCACTCCGCCGCTGGTGACCCTGACGCGTGTGCTGCCGCCCAGCGGGTTTCAGGGGACGCGGGTCCGGCTGGACCTGCAGGTGCTGGTCAGAAGCCGTCTGCCGATGCGCTATCACGTCGAAGACGCGCTGCCCCGCAGTGTGGTTCCCGACCTGCTGCCAGTGTTCAGTGGTGAACTGCTGGGTACCCGTGAACACAGCTGGGAGACCACCCTGACCCTCAATTCCCGTGGGGTGTATGACTGGCCTGTCGTGACTGTACGCTGGGCCGACCCGTTGGGGCTGTTCTGGCGTCAGGTGACCCTGAGCGTGCCGACCCGCCTGGAGGTCTTTCCCGGAACCCACGGCCTGATGCTTCCCGACCTGCTGCGGCCACTCCTCAGCGAAGGGCACCTGAGCCGCACCCTGGGGCTCGACGACCCGATCAGCCTGCGGGGCGCGCGGGAATACCAGACCGGCGATTCGCCAGGACGAATTCACTGGCGCCTGTCCGCCCGTACCGGGACCCTGACCGTCCGTGAACTGGAGCGGACTGCCGCGAGCAGCCTCACGGTGTATCTGGACACCACCTTCGGGGGATCCACCTACACCGAGAGCGCCGTGCGTCTGGCCGCCAGTCTGGTGCGGGAAGCTGTGTCGATGGACCTGCCCATGGCGGTAGCTTCGCAGGCAGGCATCACCGTGGCGGGCCGCGGCGCGGATGCCCAGCATGCGGCATTGCTGCATCTGGCACGGCTCCAGCCCGAGGCGGGCCCCCCCGTGATTCCGGCCACGCGTCCCGGTGGCAATCTGATCATCCTGACTGCAACAGCTGGCCCTGCCCTGGTGGAACAGGCCATGCGGGCCCGTGCCACGGCCAGCCGGGTCGTTATCGTGGCCATGCCGGAAGGTTTTTACCTGGAACCCGGTGAAAAACCGCGCCGGCAGTGGGCCGGAGCTCCTGAAACCATCCGGGAGCTGGAGCGCCAGGCTGGAGTGCTGGCCGGAGCTGGGGTACTGGTTTATGTGCTGCGCGGAAATCAGAGTGTGCTGCGGCTGGGTGCCTGA
- a CDS encoding AAA family ATPase: protein MTIQTSTFASRVLDNVARVLVGKDEVTRQALAGVLAGGHVLLEDAPGTGKTMLARALAASLGLTFRRVQFTPDLLPGDVTGVSVYRPATGEFDFVPGPIFTGVLLADEINRATPKTQSALLEAMGEGQVTESGVTHRLASPFVVIATQNPVEHEGTYRLPEAQLDRFLLRLSVGYPTLEEEVRLLDRLQGEHPIHTLGAVTTPAELLQAQAQVREVFVSGDLRRYIAGLVRRTREHPVVALGGGPRASLALQGVAQAFAWLEGRQFVTPDDVQRAAPGVLAHRLSLNIEARLQGHPAERVVQDVLKAEPVPVENQQHEGQTTAPVSARG from the coding sequence ATGACCATCCAGACATCTACCTTCGCTTCCCGTGTGCTTGACAATGTTGCCCGTGTGCTGGTCGGCAAGGACGAGGTCACCCGCCAGGCACTGGCCGGCGTCCTGGCTGGCGGTCACGTGCTGCTCGAAGACGCCCCGGGCACCGGCAAGACCATGCTGGCCCGCGCGCTGGCCGCCAGCCTGGGCCTGACCTTCCGCCGGGTGCAGTTCACCCCTGACCTGTTGCCCGGAGACGTGACCGGCGTCAGTGTCTACCGCCCGGCCACGGGAGAGTTCGACTTCGTGCCTGGCCCGATCTTTACCGGAGTCCTGCTGGCCGACGAGATCAACCGTGCCACCCCCAAGACGCAGTCCGCGCTGCTTGAGGCCATGGGTGAAGGACAGGTCACCGAGTCTGGCGTCACGCACCGGTTGGCCTCACCCTTTGTGGTCATCGCCACCCAGAACCCGGTGGAACACGAGGGCACCTACCGTCTGCCGGAAGCGCAGCTCGACCGTTTTCTGCTGCGGCTCTCGGTGGGGTATCCCACGCTGGAGGAGGAAGTCCGCCTGCTGGACCGCCTCCAGGGTGAGCACCCCATTCACACGCTTGGTGCAGTAACGACCCCCGCCGAACTGCTGCAGGCTCAGGCGCAGGTCCGTGAGGTGTTCGTGTCCGGGGATCTGCGGCGCTATATCGCCGGATTGGTGCGCCGCACCCGCGAGCATCCTGTGGTTGCGCTGGGCGGGGGTCCCCGTGCGAGCCTCGCGCTGCAGGGCGTGGCCCAGGCGTTCGCCTGGCTGGAAGGTCGCCAGTTCGTCACTCCGGACGACGTGCAGCGTGCTGCCCCCGGTGTGCTGGCCCACCGCCTGAGCCTGAACATCGAGGCGAGGCTGCAGGGCCATCCTGCAGAGCGGGTCGTGCAGGATGTGCTGAAAGCCGAGCCGGTGCCTGTCGAGAATCAGCAGCACGAGGGCCAGACCACTGCCCCTGTTTCTGCCCGGGGCTGA
- a CDS encoding DUF4129 domain-containing protein, whose product MSAAPRLPGSLAMTAGAFSTTEETSAIRHWRAYGLALLPLALLGIMPVWTCLALCLVYALGVRSPMWAQLRLMLTLLLTAITAIAGFPVALQGGLATLVVLAVSYIISTLAGVALNLGAQTLQDGGRRGLWPVLVTGLLAPQPLLLLALAGGLAARPGPDDRRPDRVQDRRVWSWGVAALVAGLLVATALPQANSSWLTSRLAGNPGAAGSDAPQGRPQTTAPDASGAASSAIEDVAEKPFELRLETSRLLTPLTFLSFAGALLALGLALLLRPTLRGSGQRRHPAEVLMALSLLLTGAVWLVVAVLLNPGGDATGAGGMDVFEKLGRMADSMSRATPARSLDLTRVMQFQLWLALAFTALLLVAVVARLRRGFGTVGSQSKPFPDDDAGATMPAAQQEALHRVRIAYRQAEEALSFSGRGRGPAETPAGYAARLGARDPVMAGALTTLASAYEPVRYGGRVTEEDADQAEAAVAELTRALSTLPQLGPDDLTDLPPELPTNSKESL is encoded by the coding sequence GTGTCTGCCGCCCCCCGCCTGCCGGGAAGCCTCGCCATGACGGCCGGCGCCTTTTCCACTACTGAGGAAACCTCTGCCATCAGGCACTGGCGGGCTTACGGTCTGGCTCTGCTGCCCCTGGCCCTCCTGGGCATCATGCCGGTCTGGACCTGCCTGGCCCTGTGCTTGGTGTATGCACTGGGTGTGCGCAGCCCCATGTGGGCCCAGCTGCGGCTGATGCTGACGCTGCTGTTAACGGCCATCACCGCTATAGCTGGCTTTCCTGTTGCCTTGCAGGGGGGTCTGGCTACCCTGGTCGTGCTGGCGGTGTCCTACATCATCTCGACCCTGGCTGGTGTGGCCCTGAATCTGGGAGCGCAGACCCTGCAGGATGGTGGACGCCGGGGCTTATGGCCAGTGCTGGTCACTGGGCTGCTGGCTCCACAGCCCCTCTTGCTGCTGGCCCTGGCTGGTGGACTTGCCGCGCGTCCGGGACCGGATGACCGGCGCCCGGACCGGGTCCAGGACCGGCGGGTGTGGTCGTGGGGAGTGGCAGCGCTGGTCGCCGGCCTGTTGGTTGCCACGGCGCTGCCGCAGGCCAATTCCTCCTGGCTGACCAGCCGCCTGGCCGGGAACCCCGGTGCGGCCGGGTCCGATGCGCCTCAGGGCAGGCCCCAGACCACCGCTCCGGATGCCTCCGGGGCAGCATCATCAGCCATAGAGGATGTGGCCGAAAAACCTTTTGAGCTTCGGCTCGAGACCTCCAGACTGCTTACTCCGCTGACCTTCCTGAGTTTCGCGGGAGCCCTGCTGGCCCTGGGCCTGGCCCTGTTGCTGCGCCCTACGTTGCGTGGGTCGGGCCAGCGCCGCCATCCGGCCGAGGTACTGATGGCCCTGAGCCTCCTGCTGACCGGGGCTGTGTGGCTGGTTGTCGCCGTCCTGCTTAACCCTGGAGGCGACGCGACAGGAGCAGGGGGCATGGATGTCTTTGAAAAGTTGGGCCGTATGGCTGACAGCATGTCCAGAGCGACTCCAGCCCGTTCCCTCGACCTGACCCGGGTGATGCAGTTTCAGCTCTGGCTGGCCCTGGCCTTCACTGCCTTGCTGCTGGTGGCTGTCGTTGCACGCCTTCGCCGTGGCTTTGGCACGGTTGGCTCCCAAAGCAAGCCCTTTCCGGACGATGACGCCGGGGCCACAATGCCGGCAGCGCAGCAGGAAGCCCTTCACCGTGTTCGAATTGCCTACCGCCAAGCGGAAGAAGCCCTGAGCTTCTCAGGTCGGGGCCGAGGACCTGCCGAGACCCCGGCAGGCTATGCAGCCCGGTTGGGAGCCCGCGACCCTGTCATGGCCGGCGCCCTGACGACGCTGGCCAGCGCGTATGAACCGGTGCGCTACGGCGGACGCGTGACTGAAGAGGACGCGGATCAGGCTGAGGCGGCCGTAGCAGAACTGACCCGCGCCCTGAGTACCCTTCCCCAGCTTGGCCCGGATGACCTCACTGACCTGCCCCCTGAACTACCTACCAACTCCAAGGAGTCCCTATGA
- the rpoD gene encoding RNA polymerase sigma factor RpoD — protein sequence MADSTKPRTRTKVAATADAPKAEPVINTPDKPRTRVKAAGTAAVAELPEAQSAKTSPKKATADKAVPEKAAKPAAKKAAAKPAADQPDTEEAASKPAKAAKPAAGKAAKAPAKKAADKGEGDAEPAPKAAKGAKATAAKAAAPRAGSPSDKPYYAHASIQDMLKAGRAAGVLSSEEVAAALGLALEASGLDPESPDAFEDMQLYLAGQNIEVQDLDEDEDEDTDDDAEVEEVPGARAATDDDEEKYFDDMPRAVSNDPVRQYLHEIGRVSLLTLEEEIALARRIEEGEEARKLLEEDIELDDRGRRRLMRQMEDGANARQGLIEANLRLVVSIAKKYTGRGLGFLDLIQEGNQGLIRAVEKFEYRRRYKFSTYATWWIRQAINRAIADQARTIRIPVHMVETINKLTRTARQLQQELSREATHEEIAEAMGPGWDAAKVEEVQKVSQEPVSLETPIGDEKDSFYGDFIPDENLDSPVENAAKTLLSEELEKALSKLTEREAMVLKFRKGLVDGREHTLEEVGQRFSVTRERIRQIENKALRKLKYHESRTRKLRDFLD from the coding sequence ATGGCAGATTCCACCAAACCTCGCACGCGTACCAAGGTCGCTGCGACCGCTGACGCCCCCAAGGCGGAGCCCGTTATCAACACCCCGGACAAGCCGCGCACGCGTGTGAAGGCGGCCGGTACCGCAGCGGTCGCCGAACTTCCTGAGGCGCAAAGTGCCAAGACCAGCCCCAAAAAGGCCACCGCAGACAAGGCAGTTCCCGAAAAAGCTGCTAAACCCGCAGCCAAGAAGGCCGCTGCCAAGCCTGCCGCCGACCAGCCCGACACCGAGGAGGCAGCCAGCAAGCCAGCCAAAGCGGCCAAGCCCGCTGCCGGTAAGGCAGCCAAGGCTCCGGCCAAGAAAGCAGCAGACAAAGGGGAAGGCGACGCCGAACCGGCTCCCAAGGCAGCCAAAGGTGCCAAAGCCACTGCGGCCAAGGCAGCTGCGCCCAGGGCGGGCAGCCCCAGCGACAAGCCGTACTACGCGCACGCCAGCATTCAGGACATGCTCAAGGCCGGACGCGCCGCAGGTGTACTGTCCAGCGAAGAAGTTGCGGCGGCGCTGGGTCTGGCCCTGGAAGCCAGCGGCCTGGACCCGGAAAGCCCCGACGCCTTCGAGGATATGCAGCTTTACCTTGCCGGGCAGAACATCGAAGTGCAGGACCTCGACGAGGATGAAGACGAGGACACCGACGACGATGCCGAGGTCGAGGAAGTTCCTGGTGCCCGCGCGGCGACCGATGACGACGAAGAGAAATACTTCGACGACATGCCCCGCGCGGTCAGCAATGACCCGGTGCGCCAGTACCTGCACGAGATCGGCCGCGTCTCGCTGCTGACGCTGGAAGAGGAAATCGCGCTGGCCCGCCGGATCGAGGAGGGCGAGGAAGCCCGTAAGCTGCTCGAAGAGGACATTGAACTCGACGACCGTGGCCGGCGCCGGCTTATGCGCCAGATGGAAGACGGCGCCAATGCCCGCCAGGGTCTGATCGAGGCCAACCTGCGTCTGGTGGTCTCGATTGCCAAGAAGTACACCGGGCGTGGCCTGGGCTTCCTGGACCTGATCCAGGAGGGCAACCAGGGCCTGATCCGTGCAGTGGAGAAGTTCGAGTACCGCCGCCGCTACAAGTTCTCCACCTACGCCACCTGGTGGATCCGTCAGGCCATCAACCGCGCCATTGCCGACCAGGCCAGGACCATCCGTATTCCGGTTCACATGGTCGAGACCATTAACAAGCTCACGCGTACGGCACGGCAGCTGCAGCAGGAACTCAGCCGCGAGGCGACCCACGAGGAGATCGCCGAGGCGATGGGCCCGGGCTGGGACGCTGCCAAGGTCGAGGAAGTTCAGAAGGTCAGCCAGGAGCCTGTATCCCTGGAAACGCCGATCGGTGACGAGAAGGATTCCTTCTACGGGGACTTTATTCCCGACGAGAATCTGGATTCCCCGGTCGAAAACGCGGCCAAGACCCTGCTCTCTGAGGAACTGGAAAAGGCCCTGAGCAAGCTCACGGAGCGTGAGGCGATGGTCCTGAAATTCCGCAAGGGCCTGGTCGACGGCCGCGAACATACCCTTGAGGAGGTCGGCCAGCGCTTCAGCGTGACCCGCGAACGCATCCGCCAGATCGAGAACAAGGCGCTGCGCAAGCTCAAGTACCACGAAAGCCGGACCCGCAAACTGCGCGATTTCCTGGACTGA
- a CDS encoding class I SAM-dependent methyltransferase yields MTGGRRQKIRISRSQDAPPRHTSVRPVEPVPAEGYFTPRPALLPGRLEHLRAMTKPGVRGFPEVDGAQALLAQTMRKDKVRGDVLDLTAMGGLIGSLSGVTLRAVEGSAAALSVLTAAGYDTCAAVPGDALPERWPIRARTIAMVLAGDRGNAYALSQVAWAHACTPPGGTLYLAGDRDKGFDRYVRAAGNAFGSGETIARDGGMRVARLIRRPGPTPVYPEPEGYEAYGVKVVGLPGVFSAAKPDKATTLLLDHLSELELHGRRVLDLGCGAGLIGAWAALRGAQATLVDGDLLSVRSAQATLVASSLTGEVVHSDVDAELGERTFDVILTNPPFHVGRGVVLDVAREFIAAAARRLNPGGTLYLVANEPLPYEPAMQGVGQTRELVRAGGFKVLSSTRPA; encoded by the coding sequence ATGACGGGTGGACGCAGACAGAAAATCAGAATCTCGCGCAGTCAGGACGCGCCGCCGCGCCATACTTCGGTCCGGCCCGTGGAACCAGTGCCGGCCGAGGGGTACTTCACACCGCGCCCGGCCCTGCTGCCCGGCCGGCTTGAACATCTGAGAGCCATGACCAAACCCGGGGTGCGCGGGTTTCCGGAGGTAGACGGGGCACAGGCCCTGCTCGCGCAGACCATGCGCAAGGACAAGGTGCGTGGTGACGTGCTGGACCTCACGGCCATGGGGGGGCTGATCGGCAGCCTGAGTGGTGTGACCCTCCGCGCGGTGGAAGGCAGCGCTGCGGCACTCAGTGTCCTGACTGCGGCGGGCTACGACACCTGTGCTGCGGTACCTGGTGACGCTCTGCCGGAGCGCTGGCCCATCCGGGCCCGCACCATCGCAATGGTTCTGGCGGGCGACCGTGGCAACGCCTACGCCCTCAGTCAGGTGGCCTGGGCGCACGCCTGCACGCCACCTGGCGGGACCCTGTATCTGGCGGGCGACCGGGATAAGGGCTTTGACCGCTATGTGCGGGCTGCGGGCAATGCCTTCGGCTCGGGCGAGACCATTGCCCGCGATGGTGGCATGCGGGTGGCGCGCCTGATCCGCCGTCCCGGGCCGACTCCGGTGTATCCGGAGCCCGAAGGGTACGAGGCCTACGGCGTCAAGGTGGTGGGCCTGCCTGGGGTGTTCAGTGCGGCGAAACCCGACAAAGCGACCACCCTGCTGCTCGACCACCTCTCGGAACTGGAACTGCATGGCCGCCGCGTCCTGGACCTGGGCTGCGGTGCCGGCCTGATCGGGGCCTGGGCAGCCCTCCGCGGGGCGCAGGCGACGCTGGTGGACGGAGACCTGCTCAGTGTGCGCAGCGCCCAAGCCACCCTGGTGGCCAGCAGCCTGACGGGTGAGGTCGTGCACAGTGACGTGGACGCCGAGCTGGGTGAGCGGACCTTCGACGTGATCCTGACCAATCCGCCTTTTCACGTGGGCCGTGGGGTCGTGCTGGACGTGGCCCGGGAATTTATCGCGGCTGCTGCCCGCCGGCTGAATCCTGGAGGCACCCTGTATCTGGTGGCCAATGAGCCGCTGCCCTATGAGCCGGCCATGCAGGGCGTCGGCCAGACCCGTGAACTGGTCCGGGCCGGAGGGTTCAAGGTCCTTTCCTCCACCCGGCCCGCCTGA
- a CDS encoding phenylacetate--CoA ligase family protein, producing the protein MTNTLSSPRTSPPDLPALLSRLRALPLYSEALRDVPDTADWTALPFLTRDRLTAAFEAGELQHPDSVRVHLTPHPGGGWLPEYATRADIEAHGRASAQAFAWAGIRPGDHVQVAFGYHRFAGGWLMQDGLETLGAKTIPFGPGETEAQLDTLRRLKVRVLVSAPSFAQKLGEAGAGVELLIAAGEPMSSIEGRRERVQSALKCSALDCYATSEAGLIALETPAQDGMKVLDDWVYVEVVDPESGQPVQDGARGELVVTHLSKQAMPLLRFRTGDLTRLERRMDGTYLPGGVFGHVSGMLKVKGVKLFPREVAFWLAGHGLDHLQHTLRIFTSGGTDRLHLSVRGEPRADLAGLQTDFQNRFAIRADELTIEPDHQGQGVQDQRR; encoded by the coding sequence ATGACGAATACCCTGTCTTCCCCCCGAACTTCTCCGCCGGACCTGCCTGCCCTCCTTTCGCGCCTGCGGGCCCTGCCGCTGTACAGCGAGGCCCTGCGGGACGTACCTGATACGGCAGACTGGACGGCCCTGCCGTTTCTGACCCGGGACCGGCTGACGGCCGCGTTTGAAGCCGGGGAACTGCAGCACCCGGACTCGGTGCGGGTCCACCTCACGCCGCATCCGGGGGGCGGCTGGCTTCCGGAGTACGCCACGCGCGCTGATATCGAGGCACATGGACGCGCCAGCGCTCAAGCTTTTGCCTGGGCGGGTATACGGCCCGGCGACCACGTGCAGGTGGCATTTGGTTACCACCGGTTTGCCGGTGGCTGGTTGATGCAAGACGGCCTCGAAACCCTGGGGGCCAAGACCATTCCCTTTGGCCCAGGCGAGACCGAGGCGCAGCTGGACACCCTGCGCCGACTGAAGGTCCGGGTCCTGGTCAGTGCCCCGAGTTTTGCGCAGAAGCTCGGGGAAGCCGGCGCAGGGGTCGAACTGCTGATCGCCGCCGGCGAGCCCATGAGCAGCATCGAGGGCCGGCGAGAGCGCGTCCAGTCTGCCCTGAAGTGCAGCGCGCTGGACTGTTACGCCACCAGTGAAGCCGGCCTGATCGCCCTGGAAACCCCCGCTCAGGACGGCATGAAAGTGCTGGATGACTGGGTGTATGTCGAGGTGGTCGATCCCGAATCCGGTCAGCCAGTGCAGGACGGCGCCCGCGGTGAGCTGGTGGTGACCCACCTGAGCAAGCAGGCCATGCCCCTGCTGCGCTTCCGTACCGGAGACCTGACCCGGCTGGAGCGGCGCATGGACGGCACCTATCTCCCGGGCGGCGTCTTCGGGCATGTCAGCGGGATGCTGAAGGTCAAGGGCGTCAAGCTGTTCCCGCGTGAGGTGGCCTTCTGGCTGGCAGGGCATGGGCTTGATCACCTGCAGCACACCCTGCGTATTTTCACGTCCGGCGGCACCGACCGCCTTCACCTGAGCGTCCGGGGCGAGCCGCGTGCAGATCTGGCAGGGTTACAGACAGATTTCCAGAACCGCTTTGCCATTCGCGCCGACGAGCTGACCATTGAGCCCGACCACCAGGGCCAGGGCGTGCAGGACCAGCGGCGCTGA